A segment of the Thermothielavioides terrestris NRRL 8126 chromosome 3, complete sequence genome:
GCTGTCAACTCGCGGATCAATTCTGGGGCGCTTCCACTCCCTCGAGACCTACAAGCGCTGGATTCTCCACATCATCGACGCCCTCTCCTGCCTTCACTCCCTCGGCATCGTCCACCGGGATCTCCGGATCGACAACTGCCTCTTCACCCCGGACGGTAGCCGCCTCGTGGTCTGCGACCTTGAGAGCCGCTGGGggcagcgcgccgccccgGAGATTGCCTTCGACGGGGGGGTGGACAACTCGGGATGGACGACCCGGTCCGACATCTACGACATTGGAAACTGCATCAAGTGCATGGTGTACGCCAACGCGCCCATCACGAACCAAGTCGAGTGGCCCGTGCCTGAACCACTCCAAGCTGTCGTCGAAGCTTGCATGCGCAAATCGCCTGACGACCGGCCGACACTGCTCGAGCTGCGGAAGATGGTGGAGGCAATTCGCGTTGACGGCTGTTGACCAAACACTCTATGTATTTTTTCTAGGTCCCAGTTTTGTTGTTGCATTTGGAAGTGAGAGAGAGTTACGGGTAATTGACGGCTCACCGCGGATCAGAGGTTCGATCATTGCTTTCCTTGCTTTCGGACTCTAGGGACAGAGGTATCGCTAGTTATTCGCCCATCAATCCTACAGCCAGAGGGAAAGGCGCTTTGGATGGCCACTGCCTGTCCCAGTCAACAACaacccccttcccccacAGACCACAGACACGCCTCAACTCAGCGTATTTCTAACCATCGTTTTCAGCGCGCCGTCCACATACGACGGACTCCGCCACGCACTCCAGTCGTGGTTCAGCAGGCCCCAGCCCTCCTCGTAGTCCTGAATCCCCGACCGGATGTAGTAGCTGCCCGCCAGCACCCAGATCAGCCACCCGGCCTTCTGCGCCGGCAGGAAGCTGGCCAAGCAGCTGGCGTACACGCCCCTCCAGGTGCTGGCGTCCATCTGGAACCCAAACTCAGTCATCATGACGGGGAAGACATTAATCCCGCTCCCGCCCTGCAGGGCCTGGAAGCCGTCCCGGAGCAGGTTGCTCTGCAggctggcgcagctgccgaTGCTGTTCTCGTAGTTGTGCAGCTCGAGCACGAGCTTGTCGGCGTAACCCGGGAAGTCGGCGCGGCTGAAGACGGCGGAGCCCGGCGTCAGCGCCGTGCCCTGCACCACGGGCGTCAGGAACGTGTCGAACGACAGGCCCGACAGGAAGATCAGCGGCGCCGGGTTCGCCGCGTGCACGGCTGCGGCACCTTGCCGCATGTACTCGTACCAGCTCTGCCAGTTGTACGACGACCGGTCGAGCGCCGCGTTGTTGGTCGGCTCGCGCGGCTCGTTGCGCAGGCCCATCGACGTCAGCGCCGGCCAGGATTTGCCCTGGGTTTTGTTATTCGGCGGGTTAGTATGGGATTGCAACAGGAAAGTTGAATAAGAAGCGGTCACGCACGTGGTTCGCCATGTAGGCCAGCCCGCGGGTCCAGTTGGCCACGGAGAAGTAGGTGTCCCCCCACCAGCTGTTGCCGTCGGTGCTGGAGCAGCACCACATGGCCTTGGAGACGTGGTTGTCGAGGTGGAGGTAGATCTGCTgcttggcgagctcggcggcgacggcgtcgaagaCCTGCAGCCGCGTGGTGGTCGCGCTGAACTGCGGGTTCTTGGCCAGCACCTGGTTGAGCACGCGCGTGCCGTTGGCCTGGCCGAGCGCCTGCACGAACGCCTTCTGGATGGTGATGTcgttgccgccgttggcgtAGATCTCGTCGACCATCTGGATCGCGAAGGTCAGGCGCACCGCGTTCATGCCGAGGCTCTTGATCTTTTGCACGATGCTCTCGATGGACTGGTACTGCAGGCCCTCGGGAATCATGACGTCGGCGTGTCCCGGCCAGTTCGCGCCGGCGTACGTCACGTTCTTGCCGGAGGCGTCGAGGATCCAACGGCCGGAGGTGACGAAGGGGCCGTTGGGCCAGTCCGCGCGCCTGGACAGTTCATCCTGCGCGAAGGGTGAAGAATTTGGGGCAGCAGCACTGAGGCTGGCCAGTGACAACAGCGCGAGTACGGGCTTCATGGTGGCCGCGACGCTGTTTTCCAACCCTGGAGTAGACCGTCGGACGAGTTGTTTCACGGAGTCTTGGGCATGATTTGGAAAGACGTCTCTCCCGTGGTTATGTACTGTTATGGATTGCTTCTGTCCCGCTTTACCGTGTGAGGGCGAGAACGGGAGTCGGCTGAATTTGGAAAGTCACCTTCTCTATGCCAGGTACCATGTCATGTTATAGTGTTAATTAAGACCCGAGAGGGGTGAGCCACCGGAGGCTATTCGCCCGGCCGTGGATGTAACCCAGCGTCGGGGGCTCGCAGACAATGTGATGCTATCTCGCCGGGTTTTATACCGACAAGAAGTGTTTCTCCAAAAGCATGAGCTGCTCAAAATTTGCTGCCGGAGTTGGCTCGTCGTTAGAGCTCTCAGTTTATAAGCCAGAGGTTCGATGTGCCGGCACGCTGTTGATAAGATTCAGGGGTCAGATCGCCACCGAGTTGTAGACGACGCACACCCTACGCTTGCGTGTCGAGCCTCGAGGCCGCGGACTGTCCACCGCCATGGGCGATGACGTCCCTTTGACGAGTCTCATAGTTGCGACTTCGATGGGCTGAAACATGGCAGCAATCCTCATTCGAGCGGCTCCAACGTCCCATAACATATGCCCCTGCCTCAATCCGTCATCGTCCGCTTTCGTTTGCATGGGGCTCGGGGTTTGAATGCCGGAGGCAGGTGTCGTTCCTGGTTACATTCCGCGGCGGTGTGCCGAGTAGAGCCGGACACGGCTCAAGATTCTCCGCGAATCGAGCTTCCCTTCAGTTCAACCATTCGAGTGGTTGCACTGCCCATGTTCCCGAAGGATGCATCCGCTCACTGCTCACTACGCTGCTTACATTGGGAAAGACCAAGGTGTTCAGCTATACGCGATACACTCGCAATGCATCATAGACGGGCAAACTTCGCTGCAGAGGAAAGTCCACACAACCTCCTCGAACACCCCCTTACCCACAAACATCCCCGACCCCGCCGACAGCGCGGCTAACCGGGCCACCACGCCGCCCGTCACAGCTCCCTCCTCCGAAATTCGACCATCGGCCCGTCCTTCCAACTCGTAAACGTATCGATGAGCTGGAACTCGCCGACCTTCTCGCGGCCCCACTCCGCGCCGGGCGTGCCCTCGCCCGGgtccgcgacgccgacggcgcggcgcacgTCGTACAGGAACAGCACGCGCGCGAGCGTGATGCTCATCTCGACGTACGCCAGGCCCTTGCCGATGCAGCCGCGCGGGCCGATCGAGAAGGGGCAGAAGGCGCTCTGCGCCAGCGCGACCTGCTCCTCGGTGGTAATGGTGCCGttggcgccgtcggcgcctgCCACCTTGGCGCCGACGATCCACCGCTCGGGCCGGTACGCGAACGGGTCCGGGTAGTAggccgggtggtggtggatggCGTAGTGCGGGGTACCCACGACGGTGCCGGCCGGGATGGCGTGGCCGTCGATGGTGATGCCGCCGGGCAGCACCtcgcgcggcagcaggccgccgaccgAGGGCGACAGGCGCATGGCCTCGTCGATGCAGGCGCGCAGGTAGGTGCACGAGGTGAGCTGCGCGCCCTGGTAGATCTCTTCGAGGCGGGAGAACTTGCCGCGCACCTCGGCGGTCGCCttggcgagggcggccgggTGGCGCACGAGGTAGAAGAGcgtggccgccatggccgtcGACGTGGTGTCCGAGCCGGCGATGATGCTACGCAGAGGCAGGGTTAGAAGGGGCGTGGAGGCGGGAAAAAGTACCGGGGGCGGTGTGCTACTCACAGCAGGTTCGATTCTCCCCAGAGCTCCGGAGTGGTGAAGCCCTGGCCTGTTTCGGGATCGCGCGCCTTGAGCAGATGGTAGAAGAAGTCACGCCGATCGgtctcgtcgccgagcgcagtccgctcggccagctgctgtCGGCTGTACGCCATGTACCTGgctcgcccggcggcgaTATTGTGGAAGAGGATCTTGTCGAGGCTGAGCTTGTTGATGATGGGCATGGTTCCGCACTGCGGCTGTCAGTGGCCTGGCGAACGGCAACCCCGCCACTGCAGGCTCACGTACCAGGAGATGCCGCTTGGCGGCCACGCCGACCAGGTCAATGGCATATCGGTTGTCCGGACGGTCGAGCATGTGGAAGGCCTTTCCGAAGCAGAGATCTCCCAGGATGTCCATGGCCAGCCAGTTGAACCAGTCCGACATGTTCTTTGGCGAGCTCCACCCCTTGTTCTCGGGGATGATCCTACCATACTCACCGATGGCGTCGCAGAAGGTCCGGATATTCGCCAGGATGTACCGCTCGACCTCCTTGATGGCGCCGTCGGAGAAGGCGTGCGAGAGCACTCGGCGCTTCCGCGCGTGGAGTTCCTTGTCGCGGGCGTTGTGGGTGTTCGGGGCCGGGTGGACGAAGGCATCGTAAAACTCGGCCTTGCGCACATTGGCGCGGAAGCCGTAGATGTCCTTCAGGGCCGTGTTGGAGTTGATGGAGAGCGAGTTGGGCCCGAAGCGCACAAACTTGCCGTACCTCTCATGCATGCGCCAGAATTCCAGGTGGCGGTCGCCTCGCCAGGCGTAATAGAGCATGTACGCGTCGGTGAGTTTGGCGAGGAACGGCCCTGGGTACTTGGCCAGCGGGTGGAAGAAGAGTCGGTAGACGACGAGACATGTTGTCTATGGCAGACCTGGTGAGCGGGCGCCTCTTTCTCCAGTTCCTGCCCGTCCCGCGGCCGCACTTACGTAGAGGAAGATGGCTGCTCCGAGCAACCCCAGCCAGAGCTGGAGGTGAGCGGCGGTGAAGGCCATGGCAAGCGGCGTGATCAGAGTCCAAGATGGCAACGCAACTCGGCAGTGAACCTCGAAGGTTGCGGAAGGGCGGGCATCCTTCTTTGTTTTTGTAACAAGCCTCGGTCCTGATTACGCAACGGGCAGATGGCAGGTCAGAGGTCGACAGCAACCCCTCCACCGTTAGGTCAGCAATTGCCGTGCTCTGCCATTCATGTCCACCGAATACACCTGCTGTTATTGGGCAATGACCCAAATCCCGAAGCTTCCTTCTTGCGAGTGCTTGGACAACCTCGGGTTTCCGCGGCATAAGGGGGGAGGCACTGCCCCTTATCGGCTTATCGCTGGACTCGCCGGCCACATGATGATGTCCACATTCTTGTTTTGGAATACACCGCAGCGGCTCTGCATGCCAATGATGCCCATGGATGGAACCGTGGAAGGCTCCAAGGCTCCATTGACCAGGCAGGCATTGTGCGGAATGCGAGCGGAAAATCGGAGTTCGGCCCCGATGACAAGCGGTCCTGCCACTGTCGCCGCGATCCCCCAGATTCCATCAGTGAGCAGCCGCGGGGTATGGACCGGAGCGAACAAGACACTCGAGTCCACACGAGGAGAACCGCTTCATCTGGCGATTGCATTGCGGGTGACCAGCTTCGCGCACGCGAACGCCGAGCGGAGCAGGCGAGACCTCGGATCTCAGAGCGCAAAGGTCGCTACAAGGCCCCTACTCGGAAGCTGATGTGGAATACTGACGTGGGATTTAGTCACACCCGTCAAAAACTTAACCTCGTTTGTAGTGTAGCTCAGTTGTTGTTTGATCAAGTTTGATCAATGGCTCCAGTCTGCTCGAGTTGCGCTTCCCATCCAACCTTTTTTTGGATGGACGTCAATGTGCAGCAAGGTCTTGTGAGCAAGGTTCGGCATGCAACGGTGTTCTTGCTGTTGGTCCGTGCGCAGGCTCGGCAGGTGGGTCGGCGGTTCCCACTGTCCTCAACCCAATGCTGTGGCGCGGCAGTGTGGAGGACCCCTGCGGCGAGGCTGAAAGGCTGAAGAAAAGCCAAGGATACCGTTAACGATAACTCGTTGTCGCAACGCGCCGATGGCGCATCAACTGCAAGAACCTATTCCGTTTACCGCACTATACCTGGATGCTGGATGGCTCGTTCCTGACAGCTGCCTCCCGTAATAAAGCAACGATGACGGTTTGCCGATTCTACCAGCAAGGCTACTGCCGATACGGAAGTACGAAGGTTGCCTTTGTTTTCTTTCCTCTCCGTTCCCCGTCCGCGACTTCAACTCGCCAGCAGACCAAGAGCAGCCTGCCTGTCATGCCCGCGACACAAAAGCCGTGGCCTGCATCGCTGCCAACACCTGCCAACACCTCTACGCCGACACGTCTTGCTGACCGCCAGTGTTAGATGCCTGCAAGTTCGAACACCCTCCCAAAGGAGGGCAGCAAAACTACAATCGCTTCGGCGTCTTCGGTGGGCAAACCGGTCCAGCCACGAgcgggcgagcagcaggTATGGCCCGCGTGCTAGAGACGTCGCCGATTTTGTCTGACTAGCT
Coding sequences within it:
- a CDS encoding glycoside hydrolase family 5 protein (CAZy_ID 269669), whose amino-acid sequence is MKPVLALLSLASLSAAAPNSSPFAQDELSRRADWPNGPFVTSGRWILDASGKNVTYAGANWPGHADVMIPEGLQYQSIESIVQKIKSLGMNAVRLTFAIQMVDEIYANGGNDITIQKAFVQALGQANGTRVLNQVLAKNPQFSATTTRLQVFDAVAAELAKQQIYLHLDNHVSKAMWCCSSTDGNSWWGDTYFSVANWTRGLAYMANHGKSWPALTSMGLRNEPREPTNNAALDRSSYNWQSWYEYMRQGAAAVHAANPAPLIFLSGLSFDTFLTPVVQGTALTPGSAVFSRADFPGYADKLVLELHNYENSIGSCASLQSNLLRDGFQALQGGSGINVFPVMMTEFGFQMDASTWRGVYASCLASFLPAQKAGWLIWVLAGSYYIRSGIQDYEEGWGLLNHDWSAWRSPSYVDGALKTMVRNTLS